Genomic window (Vigna radiata var. radiata cultivar VC1973A chromosome 1, Vradiata_ver6, whole genome shotgun sequence):
CCAAGTTCTTATCATCTTTACCCGATACTTGTCATACCAATATCTTTTTGTATAGAGCCATTCAACATCATGCCCTTTTCAAGTGGGCCAAAATccatttaacattttaatttctacaacCCTCACCTTTCAAAAGTCAATCATTTACTATCAGAATTTAATTGGTTGTATAGCAATACTATAAAACTTCCCTTTGAATTTGATTAGTAATTTGGGTTACAAATTACCCTTGATACCATTTTTGTTATAACCACCTAAATTCTATAGGAGGCACAAATACAACACATGATTCAGATGCAACATGGACCAAATAATGGGGCAAATTTAAAAGCTATAGACTAAAATCAATGTAAATTTAACAtagaaaagaatattttaatcaggagagaatttatattttgaaatagaactagacatagtaaacataataaaatggtaacagttatttaattaatatagcaTTTAGTGTTACTGAcacaaaagtttaaatataaataaaaggaaaaaacatacaaaagcAAAACTAAAGCAATTGACAAGTCCAACACAACACAGctactataaaaaaaaggttaatgtAACATATGTAACATTTCAAAAAAGCTGTGACCCAGCATCATGATTTTTGAATTCTCCATGACCGCAGTTACAATAAATTCATTCACATTTGGGGATCTTGGTGACCAGACTTCGGTCACATTTGTCCACAATATCCCGCAAGATAAGGATCACAATGAAACCttgggtttgtgtttcttggtTATTATGCCATTCAATCTTATTGAcacaaaagttaaaatatatattaaacaaaaacttataaaatgcAACAAAGGTGTATTTGACATTTCCAAAGGTGTATTTGACCTTTCCAAGCAACATATAAGCAATACAAGCCGCTACTGTTTGCTTCTTAGTTATTACAGCATTCAATCCTAGagttataaaagtttaaaatgtataagtacataattataaaacaaaaaactttcAAAGTGTCCCTGCAGATTTCGTGTTGCTCATCACACGGCTACTATTCAGATGTTTCCACGTTTCTTTGTTAATATACTATTAGTTTATTGATACGGAAAAgaaaagtgtgtgtgtgtgtgtgtgagagagagagagagagggagagagagaataTAAGCTATAAGACATGGCTAGGaggaaaaaagaaggaagataaaaaaaaaatgaagactgACAATCAACTATATCACAAGAGCAAAGCAGCAGCATAACTCACATCTTGAGCCATCTGGGTCACTATATCAGCAAAATTCGAAGCTATTTTGTCATTGGAAGCTTGTTCTGAAAATATGACAGAATCCAACGCAACTTTACACTTGGGAAACGGCAGTTCACCCCTAACCTGGTAGAACCAGAACAAAAAATCAGTCCATTATCCCAAAATGAAGCAATCGTAGCATTGAAGTCGCCAcccgaatttcaaaatttcaatgtaaaccccaaataaaataataaagaaacaacGAAAATCGTGATTAGTTAGTACCATAGTCCAACAGAGCTCGTAGAGGAAGCGCAGCATGGGGACAGCTTGGGAGACCTTGAGGGCAGGGTTGCCACTCCTCCATTCGCGAACACACTCCTCTGTTACGTATACACACTCTATGGATGGAAGAGACATTTGGACGAAGGTGGAAGCGTGAGATTTGAGGTTCGGGAATGAATCGAGAGGGAGGGTTTAAGAGAGAATCATGCTTCCATGGACCAAATGCAAATTGAGACCATTTTAGGGTTTtcagagaagagagaagaaagaagaaagaaggaagaagggGTTAGCCTTTGGGACAACAACGTGGATTGtgattgaaattttattttaccaaaaggaaaaaaaaaaaaaaaaactaactatgaatttatataatttcgGTTAAACTTTCGCGTTTTTTTAATTCGACCATTGTCATTTAAACTAGTTTAGcgaaatattgttaaaaataaaattaaagttataattaatttatataattatatgacGTCCATTTCTTCcaaaaaagcaaaaagaatCAATGAGAACATGTTATAGGCGTCCATTTCAAAATGTATCTATATCTATACATGTCTATATATAAAGGATTTTTCATCTTGGTGttctcaaaatttatttttaaattttttttaaatatatatgttttaaaatcaaattgaatgttatacaagaaaatataatttaaggaggtgtttatgtaaaaaaactctttgatgtaaaattttattttttttcttaaaatgtaaTTACTCTTTTGATACATGAAATCTATCTTGATTTCTCTTAATCATTTTGTATATCAAGATTGAAGTATTAACATAACTAGTCACAAGTAGatgtttttttcaattcaagttagtatttgatttatgTGTTTAATGTTTGTTGTGGTTTGATCTCATTACTTCGTTTTTGGTTCTTGAGGTGTTGGAAAATACATTTTGAaccaaaactaaaattgaatacTTAATGAAGTTTGTATCTTGGTATAAAACATAATTCATTAGTAATCTTAAGATTATAGAACTTtatgtatgttttcttttttaagaatttaaggAGTTGGAACTTGATGAGTTGTCACCTGCTCAAAATAACAAGGAAtagtattttgaatatatttgcAAGTTGATTTTGACTTGAATACGGAATTTAAGTGTTTGTGAATACATAAAAATGAAGTGATTGAAATGTAGTTTTGACATTTGTACATACTCaatgttaacttttttgttgcatttcaattgtttgatgaaaaaaaagtttttgtgttttgatgaattttgttgtttagttGAGTTGTAAATTGTGAAGGGTGACATGTGTTATATAAGTCTcttaaaagataatgatatttatcatTTACTACATAGAACTGATACACGTTTTATCCTAACAAAGTTCAGGACTTAGTGTGGACAACAAAATACGCAATCAAAATATAggataaataacaaaattgacATAATCATAAATGAATTATGATATGCTAAATGATGATGTTACGAGGCATAATTTGCCAATCAATGGTATGGTGATGGCATAATCCCTCGATCAATGATATTGCTAATAGATTACCTCAACAATCCATATTTGCTTATTGATAAGTTAATGACACTTCATGAGGCTAGAGACATTATTCTTAGGAGGATCATTGTGAGCATGACTAGAAGGAGGACCTCTTTCTCACATTCTTTGAGTTTTTTCACCATCTCCCCTTGTGATTAGTTTCTAGTTTGGTGTTTAATTCGTGGATTTACTGATGACACCCCCTTTTTTAGGTTGTTAGTTTATATAAGAATGAAGGGCCTAACTCGAGGGAGTGTGCTCATCACACCCCTATTTTTGCTAAAAGGACACATTTTGAGTGGAAAAGATAACATCTTGAAAAGGGAGACCACACAAGGCTACCTTTGTGAATTGTTCACACAGATAGCACACTGGCAACTTTATTTTACCAAACCAAAATAGCACACTTTTACTTTTCTAGATCATAATTCAGATCaattttgaacatgtttttgcattagatatttttcaacaaaaacttCAAGAACATGTTCAAAACTCAATTTCTAAACTAGCACAGTAAAAGCATGTTATATGGGTAAATAAAACCCTACAGTGTGTTGTTTTGGTGAAAAtgaaattgatatattattgatataaattatatgattctTTTTGGTATATTAGCTTATCATTTTTTcttgtgtgtctgtgtgtttgtgttttttttttacaataatcacTTGAATGGTATGAGTAAAAAATCATATCTTAGGTGGATCAAATGGTAGTTGGTGACGCAGTAGAAGCTTAAAGTATGACATTCCAGTTTCCTTGTAGATTTGACCTCTGTAAAACTCTAGTATCACGCTCTTGGTTTTAGTGTATGAGAACTCTCAATGGTATgtgtatatatttgttgttataGTTATACATGAGATAACTGGAATAGTTTTATGTATACTTTTTTTGGAAATTGTTTGTCTTTCAATGGTTTTTATGTAATAGTTTGTGTGTAATGTTTCTTTTAGTAGTTGTGTAGTATTAAAATGGAATGTCACACAGTGAACTtttaaaaaccttaaaatacaaaacaatgTGTAATGCATTGTATGAAGTTACTGCGagatataaaatgaaaacaaaaagtgtACTTTAAAAGTTCTAAgatatttgaattgaaaaaaagaacatatttaTCTTAACATATCGTTTCTCGAATGTGATAAGGAGAGAGTGAGAGGAGAGAAACAATAGGTTAGAAAAAAGTGAGTAACTACATTAAAGTCAAAGTTGATATTACAGCTTATTTGAGATCACTCTTAAAAGTTGCAGTTACAAAAGAGTGAGTTTATGGATCTGAGTATGAGTTGTTTGCGTTAAGATGTCTTGTTGAAGAAGTTACATCAATGTCAATGGTGTGGCTATTCCCCTCAAATTGTTTCCACCTTTGGAGTGCTTCTGGTAATGTCATATCAAAGTCAATTTCATATGCTTCATCAACATTTGTTTCCGAAGGCTTCCACACTTGAACAAGAGAAGACAACACattcaccacatgactcatgtCAGGGCGTTGGTGAGGCTCCCTTGCACAACAATGTCCTGCTAACCCTGCAACAGTGCTAATACTCAGTAACATTTCCTCATCAACCTTAATTGTTGGGTCAATGATTGTTCGGAATGAATCCTTATTTATTAACATCTTGCGAAACCATGTAACGAGGTGGATGTTTTCTTCTGGTAGACTGTCATCAAGTGCCTTTCTTCCTGTTATCATCTCCATAAGAATAACTCCAAAACTATACACATCAACCTTTGTTGTAAGTCGCCCAGTAGCTGCATAATTATTCATGATATTCTCATATTAGTGCATTGAATATTTACACATGAAAGACATTTTGAGTATCTTTTAGTTGTATTTTGATGCATGAGAAACAAAGTTATGTTTAACAAGTGTGTAAATCAACCTGCATATTCTGGTGCCATGTACCCAAAAGTTCCAGCCAGTCTAGTTTGAAACGAGGTTTTCCCTTCAGGAGCAAGTCGAACGAGTCCAAAGTCTGATACTTTGGCTCGCATATCATCTCCAAGCAAAATGTTGGATGGTTTAAGATCTCTGTGAATAAAAATCTGTTGTGCCAAACCATGAAGATATTCAACACCTCTAGCAACATCCAATGCAATACCAAGTCTTGTCTTCCATTCAAGTGGTTTTAGCCCCTCTTGTTTCCAGTTTACCAAATGTCTACTAAGAGCACCTTGAGGCATGCATTCATACACAAGAAGTCTTTCACTACCATCTAAGCAAAACCCCAAGAGTGCAACCAAATTTCTGTGTCGAACCCTGGTGAGCACAGCAATTTCAGACGTGAACTCACTCTGCCCTTTTTGATCTACAAATCCTGTTGATTGCATCCTTTTCACTGCAATCTTTGTCCCATCATGCAATTCCCCTTTGTATACTGTGCCAAATCCCCCTTTTCCCAAAATGTTTCCCTCGCTAAAGTTGTTAGTTGCTTCTCTCAAAATTTGAATTGGAATTAACATGTTACTTGCTTCTCCTTTATAAACACTCTGTGAAGGACTTAATAATGAACTAATATTTCCACTGATTATCTTTGCAACACTTCCATCCCCATAACGAGGAGGTACCACAATTGTGCTTTGGTTTTGAAGCTTACGCTTTGCCTTTCTTCTAAACATAACAAGTATCAAAACCCCAGCAACAAGTAAAACAACAACCATTACCGTAACTCCAACAATTATTGCAGTATTATTGTTGTTTACCTTACCTACATGACCTGGATTAGTTTGTTCATTCTTTCCAATGTCAGGATTCCCTTCATATTTAACATCCACACCTTCACGAAATGATGGCACTTTGCCGTATATATGATTGTTGGAAACATCTAACTCTTGTAAATGAGGCAAACTAGCAAGTTCATTTGGTATAGTACCTGTGAGATTATTGTTAGCAAGAAGTACTTTTGTCACCGAAGTAAGAGCAGCAAAACATGGACAGATAGTGCCAGACAAACCCATGTTTTGAAAGTTGATGACCGAAACATTTCCCCCAGAACAGATTACACCTGTCCATCCATTTGCACACGGATCATTACCCTGCCAACTTTGAGCAAAATTTAAAGGATACCCCAAAGGTTGTACAATAGATAGTAAAGCATTTACAAGGGGACTACACGATTGCCCCACCACGTCTGTGCAATACTGATTTCTCCCCTTATCCATGTTGTTGTCCACTGCTACACCATCTTTGAACCTAGGAGGGGATCCTTGAAGAAGGTTATTTGTTAAGTTCACAGACTTCAAACTTGGTAAAGCAACTAAAGAGGGTGGAACAACACCAGTCAATTGATTATCCCTCAAGTTAACATCATAAAGTTGATCATGGTGTGACAAATCTGGTATAGGACCAGTGAAGGAATTCCCATTAGCCCATATTTGCTTCAAAGATTTCATTTTGCCTAACACCTCGAGGGTGCCATTGAGTTTAGAGTTGCCGTTTTGTCCATTCACCAAAAGATTCTCTATTGAACTACCTGAAAGGCTTGCAGGCAATCCACCTTCTAGAAAATTATCAGACAAATCTAAGAAAACCAAACCTGCAAAGGGACCATCTCTGCCAAAAAAATCTGGGATTGTCCCAGCAAGGCCAGCACTCTGAGCACTAAAAGTTTGGAGTGCGACACAGTCCTTGAGACTGTCAGGAATGTTCCATTGAGAGAAGGGGTTGTTGTCAATTGTCACCTCTTGCAAACTGCTCATGCCCTTGAAGAAATCACTGGGAAATAAGTTGAAGTTGTTGTCATGGATTACCAACCTCTGCAAGGATTTTGAGAGGTAAGGGAATACCCCTGTAAGATTATTGTCTTGACACTCAAAACGGGTCAATGCCGTTAACATGGCAAGCTCTTTGGGGAGAGTCCCTTGGAGGTTTTGATTCCCAATCTGAATAGCTTTCACACGTTTTGATGAATCACACACAACATGTTTCCATTTGCATATATCTTGACCAATCCATTCAAAGCTAAGAGGGGCATTGATGGTGCTCTTTAAAATTCCCATTACGTTTGCTTCTTGACATGTAATCGAGATaacaaagaaagagagaagaaaaagaagatcaTAAAAGAAGAGACCTCCAAAACCCAGTTCATGCTTCCTCATATCTAATCACCTTTTTCAAATcatatgaagaaaaagaaagctggGTGGGAATGATAATGGAGAATCCCAAAAGGGTTTAAGGGGGACTTTATCACATTGCATCTGATAAGGACAAGGAGGAGAAGCCCTCCAAAGAAAGAAGCGAAATGCAGAAGGAAAGAAATTGCAGACGAAGTTTTGTTTAGGTAATGGAGAAAATGGTGGAAGACTCATGCATGTGTGGATACCTATTCTCTGGAAGTTTCAAAAATCAGTGGTTTGCATTGCATGTGTTTTAATTCCACTCTTCCGACTGTACGTAATGTTTGTAGTAAATTATTcccacattaaaaaaaataaattaaatcatatttttatatatttctttttttaattattattttattattattatacacaTAAGCTAATTTGGATGttaaatacttaattttgttaaactaaagtataacaaaaaaaatgaacaaacagATCGGTTTTCAATTAATAtacctatatttatatttaagataacagtttatagataattattaaatatgcttattctattttcttttgttacaaAAAGTGgagattaaataatatttatgtttaaagtaaaattattctatttttaacacTTTAAATAGGACATTCATTGATGAGTATATCAGTTTTTGAGCTTAAATTCAATGATGCAATATAAAAACTTTCcaaatcatttataaattattgtgaaacagttttttacttttaatcctttcacttttctcgtatattttttttgatgattatatacaatatttgaaaaaaaaaggtgtttatatacttgaaaataaaataatatatattctgTATTAAACAGACTAAATACTTCTAAGAATCTCTTATTAAAAGTactctatatatttatattctaattcATACTTttgattacatatttttaaatttacgttttatgttttataatgcatatttataaattgaaattattaaacagGAGAtccatttattaaaaatgtctgttaaattatattacacgTGTTGGGTAtacaatatttttgtgaattagtttataataacatatcttttttcttttcctcattcattttttagttttaagatattaagatatttataatgaattttaaaatatttatttatcaggaaatttgaaaaaaaaaattatcagtaAATTAAATCACGAAATGTATATAACGGCCTAACtcactttttcaaaatttcgtCTCATATACTGAAATTAACTAATTAGGTGTTTTTcgaataaaaagataaaaaataattgaaattttacagaaaaaaatGACTAATTGATCCATTTCGTGTTGAATAAGAATTGAAGATGCTCCTAATATAACAAAGCATAGTACAGATTtcaatttcactcccaaaactACCCAAACCCAAACCCTTTCGCAATTGCTTCTGCAACCCTCTCAGATCGCTCGTTCCGTTAAGTACCATTCTCAagccctaaccctaaccctagcTGTTGCAATTATTCATCAATTCAGCTCCTATTCGCGCAACCATGGCTACGACTTTGGTGAGTTCCGCAGGTGGGATGCTGGCGATGCTCAACGAGCCCCATCTCTCGCTCAAGCTTCACGCGCTCTCCAACCTCAACAATTTGGTCGACACCTTCTGGCCCGAGATCTCCACTAGTCTGCCTAAGATGTGAGCATTCTCCTTTTTTTCCTTCgatctctgttttttttttgcgAATTTGGATTTGGGTTTTTCGTGTGCTTTTTGTTTACACGAAAGTAATATGGTTTCAATTGCTGCGCGCTTTTAGTTTCTCTTAGTGTATTGACCaataaagaagaacaaaaaactGGTTAATCGTAGTAATTCAATCGTATTATAATTAATTGCGGTTTAGTAGTCAAAGGGGTATTTTTTTTTGCTCCCCCTTTCCTTATATAGTGATAAAATCCATGAGTCAACGTGGTCCTGAAAGCGTGGCTTCTCTAGGAAGGGGAATGTTTTTAGCTGCATCTTCTTAGTGCTGCAATTTGTAGACTTTGTTATTGATGCTTATGGTCCTTATTTTGCTCAAAGATCTAAGTTGTTTGCTTTGCTGTTGTTTGCTtgaattgaatatttagtgTGCGTGGTTAGAAGTGGGAATGTAGAAGATTTAACTGTTTGTTTGTAATGGGTGTCGAACAGAGAGAGTTTGCATGAAGATGAGGAGTTTGATCAACATCAAAGGCAACTTGCTGCTCTTCTGGTGTCAAAGGTATCTGTGATCTGTTAATATCTTGAACCAACTTCGAATGGAAAATTAGCGGGACACCAATTTTTCTGcaaaattcttttctttgaaaTGGATAACTTTTCACAATATTTGAGATGTAAAAAATAAGTATTGGCTTTCATCTCTTTATTatctttctcaatttttaaaGCAGTCACCAAAAGGACACGCTTTCATTCTCCTATCTGGAAAATTTCATCCCTAGATACTGAAGTCAGTTTCATTGCCTATCTTAATGATCTATGTATGCATCACTCCATATTCTTCAGGTCTTTTATTACTTGGGTGAACTTAATGACTCGTTATCCTATGCCCTCGGAGCTGGTCCTCTTTTTGATGTCTCAGAGGATTCTGATTATGTTCACACACTTCTTGGTGAGAgttataatctttatttttataagacaACTGTATGGCCCTCGGCAGGCAACATATAAAGTGTGGTCTGTGAATATAACTAACGATGATTAATCATGCCATCCTAAGTTCCaatgtatgttttgtttattttcgtCTATCTTCAGCTAAGGCCATAGATGAATATGCTAGTCTAAAGTCGAAGGCAGCTGAGTCAAGTGATGAATCTGTCAAAGTGGACCCAAGGTTGGAAGCCATTGTGGAGAGACTGTTGGATAAGTATGCGAGCCATAATCATTCTTCTGGTTTCTGTAAATCAAATGTATCTTAACCCTTGGGAATCCCTCACTTTTTGTTGCTTTGTCTAATTTAGGTGTATCGTGGATGGAAAATACCAGCAAGCTATGGGAACTGCTATTGAATGCAGGAGATTGGATAAACTAGAGGAGGCAATTACAAGGAGTGACAATGTTCAAGGAACTCTATCATATTGCATTTATGTCTCTCATTCCTTTGTTAACCTTAGGGAATACAGACA
Coding sequences:
- the LOC106756134 gene encoding receptor protein kinase TMK1-like, whose amino-acid sequence is MGILKSTINAPLSFEWIGQDICKWKHVVCDSSKRVKAIQIGNQNLQGTLPKELAMLTALTRFECQDNNLTGVFPYLSKSLQRLVIHDNNFNLFPSDFFKGMSSLQEVTIDNNPFSQWNIPDSLKDCVALQTFSAQSAGLAGTIPDFFGRDGPFAGLVFLDLSDNFLEGGLPASLSGSSIENLLVNGQNGNSKLNGTLEVLGKMKSLKQIWANGNSFTGPIPDLSHHDQLYDVNLRDNQLTGVVPPSLVALPSLKSVNLTNNLLQGSPPRFKDGVAVDNNMDKGRNQYCTDVVGQSCSPLVNALLSIVQPLGYPLNFAQSWQGNDPCANGWTGVICSGGNVSVINFQNMGLSGTICPCFAALTSVTKVLLANNNLTGTIPNELASLPHLQELDVSNNHIYGKVPSFREGVDVKYEGNPDIGKNEQTNPGHVGKVNNNNTAIIVGVTVMVVVLLVAGVLILVMFRRKAKRKLQNQSTIVVPPRYGDGSVAKIISGNISSLLSPSQSVYKGEASNMLIPIQILREATNNFSEGNILGKGGFGTVYKGELHDGTKIAVKRMQSTGFVDQKGQSEFTSEIAVLTRVRHRNLVALLGFCLDGSERLLVYECMPQGALSRHLVNWKQEGLKPLEWKTRLGIALDVARGVEYLHGLAQQIFIHRDLKPSNILLGDDMRAKVSDFGLVRLAPEGKTSFQTRLAGTFGYMAPEYAATGRLTTKVDVYSFGVILMEMITGRKALDDSLPEENIHLVTWFRKMLINKDSFRTIIDPTIKVDEEMLLSISTVAGLAGHCCAREPHQRPDMSHVVNVLSSLVQVWKPSETNVDEAYEIDFDMTLPEALQRWKQFEGNSHTIDIDVTSSTRHLNANNSYSDP